A single genomic interval of Pyrus communis chromosome 7, drPyrComm1.1, whole genome shotgun sequence harbors:
- the LOC137739798 gene encoding UPF0481 protein At3g47200-like, with product MESKRQINEVDDSLSVLIDDGIVDELRNSIERRLLSETPMPATRCIFKVPDKIRLKKPQAYEPDIVSIGPYHSGPNGNSGNKFRLMENVKHWYLHCLLSRVNITLAGLIIGVMDLDKRARDYYAEPLDHLKKKDFLDMMILDGCFLIELFRKGPHHYDINDPVYSVSCTMEYLYHDLILLENQLPWFVLERLYNLTAVENTTRQGNAPSLFDLVLTFFTKIIPNKHVLRPKRPHKILHILDVIRAVIVAPFEPPPKEERKDRELPQTIPNVTTLSKAGIQFQKGSSGCVLDINFENGVFTIPPLPFDEITEPLFRNLIAFEQCHHKRRHKITSYAVLMESCIDSSKDIDLLCDRQILGNWLSAQDAAQFFNLLYNDTTVDGFYYQGLCAKVNEYYNSKWNKWMGMLWRDYLDTPWTIISLIAAFILLVLTTLQTVYTMHQYYHPPN from the coding sequence ATGGAAAGTAAGAGACAAATTAACGAAGTTGATGATAGTCTTTCAGTTCTTATAGATGATGGTATTGTAGATGAATTGAGAAACAGCATCGAACGAAGGCTTCTCAGTGAAACACCAATGCCAGCAACCCGCTGCATCTTCAAAGTTCCCGATAAGATTCGGCTCAAAAAACCACAAGCATACGAACCTGACATCGTCTCAATCGGACCCTATCACAGTGGCCCCAATGGCAATTCTGGCAATAAATTCCGACTCATGGAAAATGTGAAGCACTGGTACTTGCACTGCCTTCTCTCACGCGTTAACATAACTTTGGCAGGCTTGATCATAGGTGTCATGGATTTAGACAAGCGCGCTCGCGACTATTACGCAGAGCCATTGGATCATCTCAAGAAGAAAGACTTCCTCGACATGATGATACTCGACGGATGCTTCCTAATCGAACTATTTCGAAAAGGACCCCATCACTACGACATTAACGACCCCGTTTACAGTGTGTCCTGCACTATGGAATATCTTTACCATGACCTTATCCTGCTAGAAAATCAGCTGCCATGGTTTGTTCTCGAGCGGTTATACAATTTAACTGCCGTGGAGAATACTACTCGCCAAGGAAATGCCCCCTCCCTCTTCGACCTTGTCCTCaccttcttcacaaaaatcatCCCGAACAAGCATGTTCTAAGGCCGAAACGCCCTCACAAAATCCTGCACATACTTGATGTCATAAGAGCCGTGATCGTTGCCCCGTTTGAACCCCCGCCCAAAGAGGAGAGAAAGGATAGAGAGCTGCCGCAGACGATTCCAAACGTGACAACTCTGTCCAAAGCCGGCATTCAATTCCAAAAGGGCTCCAGTGGCTGCGTACTGGACATAAATTTCGAAAACGGGGTGTTCACTATTCCACCACTACCATTCGACGAGATTACAGAGCCGCTCTTCAGGAATCTCATCGCCTTTGAGCAATGCCACCACAAACGCCGCCACAAAATAACATCTTACGCCGTCCTGATGGAGAGTTGCATCGATTCGAGCAAGGACATCGACCTTCTTTGCGACAGGCAAATACTGGGGAACTGGCTGAGCGCGCAAGACGCTGCACAGTTCTTCAACTTGCTGTACAATGACACGACGGTCGACGGATTCTACTACCAGGGACTCTGCGCTAAAGTGAATGAGTATTACAACTCTAAATGGAACAAGTGGATGGGAATGCTGTGGCGCGACTATCTTGATACGCCGTGGACGATTATTTCTTTGATTGCGGCGTTTATTCTGCTGGTTCTTACAACGTTGCAGACAGTATACACAATGCATCAGTATTATCATCCTCCTAACTAG
- the LOC137739797 gene encoding uncharacterized protein — translation MGLGVKAKNHRGSTVRIDYLIHIQDIKPWPPSQSLRSLRSVLIQWENGDRNSGATSPVVPSIGSIVGEGKIEFNQSFRLPVTLLRDMSVKGGGGDTFQKNLLELHLYEPRRDNPKGQLLATAIVDLADHGIVKETVSVSAPMNSMRSFRNTDQPVLYIKIQPVVKGRTSSSSRGSLSRGVSLDNAGSESVSALMNEEYAEEAEVASFTDDDVSSHSSQTISSALETNHTMPPRKQETGQETGPHSTEGDNEKRTLPSKLELEKSNLMAQNALHEYVKGSSSCSSSIDLSSDPGSPVINNASVANSPNSNSRILKAVSAETVPSPSASFNGKAEDSNSSMRSNGHKHLAHEVNDKAVLGRGCLEAAVSDDSYDSSTEDNEGKQQEENRHERQSFDEEKHSREGESSIAHEANGKQVPIGMKENTKHVKSVRSPIDLAKNALTGVQGDAQNSAGIVRKDARVYPRDTRSVILESKIHQMEHKIKLLEGELREAAAVEAALYSVVAEHGSSMSKVHAPARRLSRLYLHACKESPHSRKASAAKSIVSGLVLVAKACGNDVPRLTYWLSNSIVLRTIISQVTGDSESPMSAGHSVDRNGAGKIKNNVSSPIKWKAPSSGKKEGWRLLNGSFGDCENPQTFMSTLEKIESWIFSRIVESIWWQTLTPHMQSVVAKAISEGADSGSSKNYKRTSSSVDQEQSSFSLELWKKAFRDACERLCPVRAEGHECGCLPLLARLVMEQSVARLDVAMFNAILRGSSDEIPTDPVSDPISDLKVLPIPAGKSSFGAGAQLKSAIGNWSRWLTDLFGIDDDGSLEDVNDDDDNDERQDTSFKSFHLLNALSDLMMLPKDLLLSKSIRKEVCPAFSAPLIKRILDTFAPDEFCTDPIPGVVLQALESEDTLEAGEEAVTNVPCTGAGTVYLPPSTASVARIIGEVGSQSQLRRSGSSVLRKSYTSDDELDELNSPLASIFIDSSQSSPVVTKPGWISKRNGNQTSVRYELLREVWMNSE, via the exons ATGGGTCTAGGAGTGAAGGCCAAGAACCACCGCGGCAGCACGGTTCGAATCGATTATCTCATCCATATTCAGGACATTAAACCTTGGCCGCCATCACAGTCGCTCAGATCACTCCGTTCTGTGTTGATTCAGTGGGAAAATGGCGACCGCAATTCGGGGGCCACCAGCCCTGTTGTCCCCTCAATTGGGTCCATTGTTGGTGAGGGAAAAATTGAATTCAATCAGTCTTTCAGGTTACCGGTGACTCTGCTAAGAGATATGTCGGTtaaaggtggtggtggtgatacATTTCAAAAGAATTTGTTAGAGTTGCATTTGTATGAGCCTCGGAGGGACAACCCTAAAGGCCAGTTGTTGGCCACTGCCATTGTAGATTTAGCTGATCATGGTATCGTCAAAGAGACCGTAAGTGTTTCCGCTCCAATGAACAGTATGAGAAGCTTTAGGAACACTGATCAACCAGTTTTGTATATCAAGATTCAGCCTGTTGTGAAGGGCCGCACTAGCTCCTCATCTAGGGGTAGCTTGTCGAGAGGGGTATCACTGGACAATGCTGGTAGTGAATCTGTTTCGGCCTTGATGAATGAGGAATATGCTGAGGAAGCGGAAGTTGCCTCTTTCACTGATGATGATGTTTCCTCGCACTCATCTCAAACAATTTCTTCCGCTTTAGAAACAAATCACACTATGCCTCCTCGAAAACAAGAG ACGGGACAAGAGACGGGGCCTCATAGCACTGAAGGTGATAATGAGAAACGGACCTTACCCTCAAAACTAGAGcttgaaaaatcaaatttaatggcTCAGAATGCACTACATGAATATGTGAAGGGAAGTTCATCATGCTCATCATCAATCGACCTATCTTCTGACCCTGGAAGCCCAGTAATTAATAATGCTTCAGTAGCCAACTCTCCCAACTCAAATTCAAGGATCCTAAAAGCTGTTAGTGCGGAGACTGTGCCTTCTCCATCAGCATCTTTTAATGGAAAGGCCGAAGATTCCAACTCCAGCATGAGAAGCAATGGCCATAAACACTTAGCTCATGAGGTTAATGATAAGGCTGTTCTTGGCAGGGGTTGCCTGGAGGCTGCAGTTAGCGATGACAGCTATGACAGTTCTACCGAGGACAATGAAGGAAaacaacaagaagaaaacaGACATGAAAGACAAAGTTTTGATGAGGAAAAGCATTCTAGGGAAGGTGAATCATCCATTGCGCATGAGGCTAATGGAAAGCAAGTTCCTATCGGAATGAAGGAAAATACGAAGCATGTTAAATCTGTTAGGTCACCGATTGACTTGGCTAAGAATGCATTAACTGGTGTTCAGGGTGATGCACAGAACAGTGCAGGTATTGTAAGAAAAGATGCTAGAGTGTATCCTAGGGATACAAGGAGTGTGATCTTAGAAAGCAAAATCCATCagatggaacacaaaattaagtTGCTTGAGGGAGAATTGAGAGAAGCTGCGGCTGTTGAGGCTGCTCTTTATTCAGTAGTTGCTGAGCATGGAAGTTCCATGAGTAAGGTCCATGCTCCAGCCCGGCGCCTTTCTAGACTGTATCTTCATGCTTGCAAAGAAAGTCCACATTCTAGGAAGGCCAGTGCAGCTAAAAGTATTGTCTCAGGACTAGTTTTGGTTGCAAAAGCATGTGGGAATGATGTCCCAAG GCTAACATACTGGCTGTCAAATTCTATCGTGTTGAGAACAATAATAAGCCAGGTTACCGGTGACTCAGAATCACCTATGTCGGCAGGGCATTCTGTTGACAGGAATGGTGCtggaaaaataaagaataatgtATCTTCTCCAATTAAATGGAAGGCTCCATCTTCTGGGAAGAAAGAAGGATGGAGGCTCTTGAATGGAAGTTTTGGTGACTGCGAGAACCCACAAACATTTATGTCTACACTGGAGAAGATTGAATCGTGGATCTTTTCCCGGATAGTTGAATCTATCTGGTGGCAG aCTTTGACTCCACATATGCAGTCTGTTGTTGCAAAGGCAATTAGTGAAGGTGCTGATTCTGGGTCGAGTAAAAACTATAAAAGGACATCTAGTTCAGTTGATCAAGAGCAAAGTAGCTTTTCATTGGAGCTTTGGAAGAAGGCTTTCAGGGATGCTTGTGAAAGACTCTGTCCAGTACGAGCTGAGGGACATGAGTGTGGCTGCTTGCCTTTGTTGGCTAGATTG GTAATGGAGCAATCTGTGGCTAGACTAGATGTGGCAATGTTCAATGCTATTCTTCGTGGATCGTCTGATGAGATCCCAACTGATCCTGTGTCCGATCCCATCAGTGATTTGAAGGTTCTTCCAATTCCAGCTGGGAAATCAAGTTTTGGGGCTGGTGCACAACTGAAGAGTGCG ATTGGGAACTGGTCAAGATGGCTAACTGACCTATTTGGTATAGACGATGATGGCTCACTTGAAGATGTGAATGACGATGATGACAATGACGAGAGACAAGATACATCATTCAAGTCATTCCATCTCCTTAATGCGTTGAGTGATCTCATGATGCTCCCGAAGGACTTGCTCTTAAGTAAATCCATCAGAAAAGAG gtaTGCCCTGCATTTTCTGCACCACTGATCAAGAGGATTCTCGACACTTTTGCCCCGGACGAATTTTGCACTGACCCAATTCCGGGCGTAGTGCTTCAAGCCTTGGAATCTGAG GACACTCTTGAGGCTGGGGAGGAGGCTGTCACAAACGTCCCGTGCACCGGAGCTGGTACAGTCTATTTGCCACCCTCAACAGCTTCCGTTGCGAGGATTATTGGAGAGGTTGGAAGCCAATCACAGCTAAGAAGAAGTGGGTCTTCAGTGCTCAGAAAATCATACACCAGTGATGATGAGCTTGATGAACTAAATTCACCCTTGGCCTCAATCTTCATCGATTCTTCCCAGTCTTCGCCAGTTGTAACAAAGCCCGGCTGGATATCGAAGAGAAATGGCAATCAAACTTCTGTCAGGTACGAACTCCTTCGGGAGGTTTGGATGAACAGCGAGTAG